In Lewinellaceae bacterium, a single window of DNA contains:
- a CDS encoding OmpA family protein, whose protein sequence is MKHYVLILFAAMAAFSSCVTQKEYQELEEQKKYYETEALIADSLRNEYNKVAEENRELEIEFRNTRLDLEQFMVTNKSLQNSYLALLERVEGLKKDRNELDITASYEKYNLERQLSDQVGNLDESRRRQEGLEYELYQKDSELNNMVTDYSNIKGTLQQRNIRIQELEQMLDAKEANMKDVRVDLNSMVSRFSSSDLSIEDRNGKLYVSLSSNLLFPSGSTRIDAEGQRALRELANALKSNPDIDILVEGHTDSDGNALSNWNLSVDRAVAVTNLLVSNGVSPERITAAGRGEYLPKAPNTTAFGKSLNRRTEIVISPKLDELYQFLEGQ, encoded by the coding sequence ATGAAGCATTACGTTCTTATTCTATTCGCTGCCATGGCTGCATTTTCCAGCTGTGTAACCCAAAAAGAATACCAGGAACTGGAAGAACAAAAAAAATATTACGAAACTGAAGCTCTGATTGCCGATTCTCTGCGCAACGAATACAACAAAGTCGCCGAAGAAAACCGGGAACTGGAGATCGAGTTCCGGAATACCCGCCTCGACCTCGAACAATTCATGGTTACCAATAAAAGCTTGCAGAACAGCTACCTGGCGCTCCTGGAACGGGTGGAGGGCCTCAAGAAAGACCGCAACGAGCTGGATATAACCGCCTCTTACGAAAAATACAACCTGGAACGCCAGCTTTCCGACCAGGTAGGCAACCTCGACGAAAGCCGCAGGCGGCAGGAAGGGCTGGAGTACGAGCTTTACCAGAAAGATAGCGAACTCAACAATATGGTAACCGATTACTCCAACATCAAAGGCACCCTGCAGCAGAGGAACATCCGCATCCAGGAGCTGGAGCAGATGCTGGATGCCAAAGAAGCCAACATGAAGGACGTCCGGGTGGATCTCAATTCCATGGTGAGCCGCTTTTCCAGCAGCGACCTTTCCATTGAAGACCGCAACGGCAAGTTATACGTTTCCCTGAGTTCCAACCTGCTCTTTCCCAGCGGCAGCACCCGCATAGACGCCGAAGGGCAGCGCGCCCTGCGCGAACTGGCCAACGCCCTGAAATCAAACCCCGATATAGATATACTCGTAGAAGGGCATACCGACTCCGACGGCAACGCCCTGAGCAACTGGAACCTCAGCGTCGACCGGGCAGTGGCCGTAACCAACCTGCTCGTCTCCAACGGGGTCAGCCCCGAGCGGATCACCGCCGCCGGCAGAGGCGAATACCTGCCCAAAGCGCCGAATACTACGGCTTTCGGCAAATCGTTGAACCGGAGGACGGAGATCGTCATCTCTCCGAAGCTCGACGAGCTTTACCAGTTCCTGGAAGGGCAGTAA
- a CDS encoding T9SS type A sorting domain-containing protein, translating to MKSWLLLSFLALCLPAFAQQRCASRPGPSAEPAFLPIPEKQSLITIPLAVHIIWRNPEENLSEEQIQSQLGVLNEDFRALNSDIGGVPGVFAGDVADMEIEFCLVAVTRTQTTFANISNLYSGGRRRVCHSDLGGHDALDPAHYLNAWVAARNDGACGEGTFPDDAQAPADEQGIFIRPDCFGTVGSARAPFDLGRTATHEIGHYLNLKHLWGEGLEDPLCQSDDMVADTEEQAYSYSEFTGGNCPVHPSFSCGTADMFMNFMNLPADRCMAMFTRGQKQRARAAITAFRPGLLASSCLPVASAPTPAQEAEPALLHNPASAETALLLSPKDKYEIAIFDAAGRLVFNDPNASGALYHIYSGTFINGIYYIKIRNGRKIHVKKLIIAR from the coding sequence ATGAAAAGTTGGCTGCTTCTGTCGTTCCTGGCCCTGTGCCTGCCTGCTTTTGCGCAGCAGCGCTGCGCCAGCCGGCCCGGGCCTTCTGCGGAGCCAGCCTTCCTGCCCATTCCGGAAAAGCAAAGCCTTATCACCATCCCGCTGGCAGTGCACATCATCTGGCGCAATCCGGAAGAAAACCTTTCTGAGGAGCAGATACAATCGCAGCTAGGCGTTTTGAACGAAGATTTTCGAGCGTTGAACAGCGACATCGGCGGCGTGCCGGGAGTCTTTGCCGGCGACGTGGCCGATATGGAGATCGAATTCTGCCTGGTGGCGGTAACCCGCACCCAGACTACCTTTGCCAACATTTCCAACCTTTACTCCGGCGGGCGGCGGCGCGTGTGCCACTCCGACCTCGGAGGCCACGATGCCCTGGACCCCGCGCACTACCTCAACGCCTGGGTGGCTGCCCGCAACGACGGCGCCTGCGGAGAAGGCACCTTCCCGGACGATGCGCAGGCGCCGGCTGATGAGCAAGGCATCTTCATCCGCCCCGATTGTTTCGGAACCGTGGGAAGCGCCCGCGCTCCATTCGACCTGGGCCGCACCGCCACCCACGAGATCGGGCACTACCTCAACCTGAAGCACCTCTGGGGCGAGGGCCTGGAAGACCCTCTTTGCCAATCGGACGACATGGTAGCGGATACCGAAGAGCAGGCGTACAGCTATTCCGAATTTACCGGCGGGAACTGCCCCGTCCACCCTTCCTTCTCCTGCGGCACGGCCGATATGTTCATGAACTTCATGAACCTGCCCGCCGACCGCTGCATGGCTATGTTCACCCGCGGGCAGAAACAGCGGGCCCGGGCCGCCATAACTGCTTTTCGGCCGGGCCTGCTCGCCTCCTCCTGCCTGCCGGTAGCATCGGCGCCAACACCGGCGCAGGAGGCGGAGCCGGCCCTGCTCCACAACCCCGCTTCCGCAGAAACAGCCCTCCTCCTATCTCCAAAAGATAAATACGAGATCGCAATTTTTGACGCCGCCGGCCGTTTAGTATTCAACGACCCCAATGCTTCCGGCGCGCTCTATCACATTTACTCCGGCACATTCATTAACGGAATCTATTATATAAAAATCAGGAATGGAAGGAAAATACACGTTAAAAAGCTTATTATTGCCAGGTAA